CCCAAAGATCACTCCGCCACCGAGCTTCGGGTCAACAAGGAGAAGTATAGATGACAACAGCGTCCACACTCTTGCATCGGCATATCCAGACGTTCGTCGACGACAACGCGCGCTGGCAGACGTTGATCGCCGATAATCTTTTGTGGGAGCTGCCTTTTGCGCCCTCCCTCGGGCACCCCGCGCGACTGATGGGCCGGCAGGAGGTGGTCAATCATGTGACGTGGTTTCTCAGTTCGGTAGAAAATTTCCGCTTCCTCGACGTCGAGGTCCACCCGTTCGTCGATTCGCAAGCGGCAGTCGCCGAATTCAGGGGAGAAGGGTTCATCAAGTCGACCCGCCGCATCTACGTCCAGAATTACGTGCTATTTCTGCGGGCCGAAAACGAAAAGATCACATTCCTGCGCGAATATTTTAATCCCGTGCGCGCCGCCAAGGCGCTCGATACGCCGATCCGCGGCCTGGAGCCATGAGGAGATCAGCTCATCAAAATCAATAAATGCGAAGATTGCCAGTCAAGGTAAACAATCAGGCCAAGCGCTTTTCGCCGACTGGGGTGTCGTTCGGGTACAGCCTGCCTAGCTCAAGACCACTCCATCTACAAGGCACCGCCATTCAGTTCCCAGGATAACTGACTTTCCCGTGACGGAGTGCCGTACCGGGGCGGGTCCTGCGAAAACGCACACTGTGACTGGGGAGGAATGTTCATTGCTTTCCTGACCTTTGCCTCTATCCGGGTGTTGCGCTTCAATATGCCCGGCCAACAACAGTGCCAGCAAGATCATGCCCATAACTCCCAACGCGGGCTACCGCACGGAAGAGATTTCCCGCTTTTTTTAGTATCACTTTTAAAACAGCTAAAAAAGGAGAGACCGTCACAACCTGAGGCAGCGTAAATGCCCATATATATTCTTTATATACGCAAAACCGACGGTTCAATTTCGCGTCACCAAAATTTCCGCTTCAGGGGCTTCGAAGTAACGGACGTATACGTGTATGAAGAAACCTTAATCGGTTGGCCTGAATCAAAGGTGTTTTGGCAGTACCAGGAAGGCTACAGCGCGGGTTTGGCGCCTATTGAAATAGATCTTTGCGCTTAAAAAGAAAAAGCGAAGGGAATTCACGTTTCGATCGAGAGAATAAAGCGTTCGGTTCGATGAGGCGTGTCCATGCGCCTTCGGGTTAGCGTAGTCCGCCGGTCATGACGCCCGTTCGACCCGTCCGCCGCGAAGATAAGCGATAAGCGAAAAGCGCGAATAAGCCATTAGCCGCGAGACATCCCGAATCAGGAGCGGCTGGCCGCCCCCGGGTCGAGATGAATCGGGACGACGTGTTCCCGTCACCCCTTTCAGGACAGCGGGCCCCGCACGCGAGCACCAGATCTTCCTGTCGAGGAAACCGGCCGACCCTGGCAGCCGCCTGGCCCACCCCTCAATCTTCCAATCGATTCGAATTGCCAAGCGACGGCTAAGCGACGGACTTCTAATTCATCAGGAACCGCTGAACAAGTCCTCACCGAAAGTGTGAACTTATTCAGGGGTTCCACGATGGGTTGCAGCCTGAGCTCGCCTGACGCCTGAGCTGTCCGGCGGGCCGCTATCCGATATTTACAGGCTGCGCTGCCGAGAATAGCTGGATTTGCTGGAACCTTGCCGGGACGCCTTCAACGGCGCTGACATGTCCGCTTCCCACGAACGTTTTACCTTAGGGGCGGTTCGTTTTAAAATTTTGTTCGTGCTTTCCTCAAGCCACTTATCGAACTCTTCTGCCTCATACCCCAATACATCAATATTTCTGAGTTTCTTCATCGGAAATTCCTATCGAGAAAGAGTTTTTCAAAAAATACGGGCCGGCTTCTTAAACGAAAGCAATATGGAGAACCAGCCCGGACACTCCGGACACGCCGCTAGCGCATCCGCGAGGAGCACCGCGTAAAAACTGTATCTCATGGCAAGAAGGAAGATATGTGCGCTAACCAACGTAACAGCGCAGAAAGAATTCGTTGCCTCAAAATATTCCGGACCAGAGGTGGAGGGGAAGGCCGGAAAAGGAAGAAAGCCACGGCTCGGTCCGGATTTCGCACTGGCGCAAATGATTTGATGTTCTGGTGCTTTGATTAAAGCTGCGTCGGAGGTCCCTGCGACGACCGACGACAAAAAATCAAGTTGCTGATAAAAAAAATCCCCGCTGGCGGAAAATAAAAAAACCCGCCAGCTGGCGGGTTTCAGGTGACCCCGGGGCGACGATATCCCGCGCCGAGGTACTGCTTCTGTCGTCGTAAGAGCTACCTAGTCCACCACATTCAAGGAACCAGGCAGATGGATGTTCTTGGGATGGAGCTGGCACCAGACGAGAAAGGCGCCGGACTTATCCGCTTTGATAGTAATTGTCTTGGTCTCGCCCGCCTTCAGGACTTCCTTGACTCCATATTCGTCAATGGAAAATCCTTCGCTGATAGGCGATTTATTCTCGACCGTAATCTTTACTGTCGTCCCTTTCTTGACAGTCAGCGTCTCGGGTTCGTTGAGAACATTGAACGCGCGGATATTCTTGACTGTCACGCCTTCAACGTTAAGCTCCGGAATGTTAGTGTCATAAGCATTGATAACCACCTTCAATTTTTGTTCCGCTGCGTGCGCTGTTCCCGCCAGCAGCAACCCAAAAGCAAGACCCACGACTGTTTTGTTTATTTTCATCATCTTTTCCCCCATTCAATTTAAGTTTTAATGAAACATCATGTTACTCTCAATACTCTAGATTGGATAACGATGGATGTCAATCCAGCCTGCGGCGAATATACGGCAGGCGTATCGTTTTCCGCGACATGCTATCAAACGGCTTTCCCCGGTGTCGGTGAGAATGCCATGCCCTGTTCCCGATCATGTCGGGCGTCCCGAATCCTTGCTTAATTTCTCTGTCACCGCCGCATCCGGCAAGACAAATCACAGCGAACAGCGCAGATAGCGGCTTCTGCGCCTGGTCAGTAATGAAGCGCGTTGTATGCGCCGCCGGCCCTCGACCTGAGCGCGGCTGTAATACTCTATAGACCGCTGGAATGGCTGTGACGAGCACGTGCCCTATTGAAGAACGATGTATTGCTCTAACAGATGGCCGATGATATAAGACACCGATGCGCCCTGCTATCGCTGTTCTCGTGCTCGTCCCCTGGCTCACCCTCCCCGATGCCGCTTTCGCCGCGCCGAACACGGAACCCATCCATGCCCAGGTACTGCAGATTGTTGACGGCGACTCAGTTACCGTTTCCATAGATGGCGAACTGGTCAGGGTACGGCTGGCGGAAATTGACGCCCCGGAGCTGGACCAGCCGTTTGCAACTGAATCCCGGCAGTCGCTGTTCGACTTATGCCTATGGGTTCACGCGGAATTGACTTCCATCAGCAGGGACTACTATGGACGAACGCTGGCCAGGGTCGAGTGCAATGGCGTGGATGTCAACGCCGAGCAGGTGCGGCGCGGATTGGCCTGGGTAAAGAATCAAGCTGCCACTGATAAAAAACTTCACAGGCTGCAGGAAGAAGCCAAAGCGGCCAAGCGGGGATTATGGGCCTTCGACTCGCCGACCCCTCCCTGGGAATGGCGCTCATTCCATAACTTTCAGCCCTCCGAATGACCGCCCTACCCATAAAATACGCCAAATTCATGCTTCTCTAAACCCCGGATGAGTCGTCTTCTGCTTTTATTTCGCCATGTACCGGCCCCGTGTAGCGTCCTGCGCGTACCGCCCTCATGTGCCACCCAACCGCATGCATGCATCCGTTTTATTTGAACCGTTGACTCATCCATTGATCTGATACATCAAATGCAGAACAATCCCAAGACATAACAACAAAAAAAGGCGAATCATGAAAGCTGCCGTGCCTGTCATTCTCGCGCTGCTTGTTTCCGGTATCGTCCAGGCCGAGCCGCCGCAACTTCGGGATCGGCAAACAGGAAAATACCTCGGCAACCTCAGCTCCAACCCCTACGACGCAAACTCGGTCAGCAACCCATACGGAAGGTACGGCAGCGAGCACTCCTCAGACAGCATCAATAATCCACACGGACAATACGGCAGCCGCTACAGCAACGACAGCCCGAACAATCCGTATGCCACCAATCTGCCTGCAGTCTATGGCAATGACGGAAACCGCTATTAGAACGGTACTGTCCCTGGGTTCCCGGCGATGTTATCAATAGCAGCGATGCTCAGGAGCATCGCGCTTGGCAACAACTGCCAACGTGGCAGGCTACCTGTTTGCGGTCACCCCGTTGCGCCACGCTCCTGCATAAAAGAAAACTGCTTGACAACATCAGGTAGAGCCAGGCGGCCATGTCTTTGCTTATTGCTTCCCCATATGAAATAAGAACCCCCGCACCGAAAACGAACAAGCCGGGTTGGTTGGGCCGTCCGCCCCTATTTATATGCAATATTTCTACCCAATGTGATTTAGCGCACAGTATTAACCTCATCATTATAATAATCTGACAATTCTTGCCGCTGATGGTCCTGTAACCGCCCGGCTGATTCCGATGTCACTGACGTCATCAGTAACCGGGTTACAGTGGAGGCAAGCAACGTTGGATTCTGATTTTCCTTAAAGGAGATTAATCATGAATAAAGATCAAGTGAAAGGTACTGCGAAAGACATCGCCGGAAAGGTCCAGGAAGGAGTTGGAAAGGCAACAGGCGATAAAGAGCAGGAAGCCAAGGGCCTCGGCAAGCAAGTAGAGGGAAAAACCCAAAAGAAATACGGGGACGCCAAAGAAACCGTCAAGGATGCGATAGATAAAGCCTGACTGTCGCGGCACGTTCAATACCTTAAACCCGCTTCGGCGGGTTTTTTATTGCCTCGGGTATATGAATTCGCTTTTCGCTGCCCCGACACATGAAATATTAAAACTTGGCGTTACCTAATAATTGAACCTCAGTTGCGCGAAATAGGTCCGCTGGGGAAAGGGATGAAAGATCCAGTACTTGTCATTATTGACATTATTGATACCGCCGATAGCGGTCCACTGCCTGGTGATCCGATACTTTGCGACCAGATCGGCAACGAGATAACTGGTTAACCCCGTATAGGCAAAGCCGTTAGTATCCGTATTATTCAACTGGCCGAACTGGCCGCTGCTGTAGCGAACATTCACGGAAGCGCTGAAATTTTCGTTCGCTCGATAGGTGACTACCGCGTTCGCCCGCCAGGTCGGAAGTCGGGGCTGATGCTTGCCGGTCGATGGAACTGCTGCGTTCGGATTCGCCGGCGTCGGTCCCAGCGCTGCTGCTGCCGCATCCGCCGCGCGGTTATCCTCTATCCTGGAATCCACCCAGGTCACGTTGCCGATAATATCCAGCCCTTTTATCACCGCGTCAGTTTTCTCCCCGGAAACCTCAACGCCATAGGTATCGATTTCGCCAACATTCGTTATAAAGGTTGATTGAACAGTTTGATTGGTGATCGGATTGGTGATTAAGCCGGTCTGGGAAAAAATCGCATTCTTGATACGCTCTTGAAACAGGCTGACCCGCAGTCTCCCCTTGTCTACAAAATACTCGCCGGATAATTCAGACGCCAGTGCGTCCTCCTGCTTGAGATTAGGATTCCCATTGACCGCTATGGCCGTCGCGCCTGTCCCAACCGTAGTCGTCTGGAATAACTCCGAGGCGGTTGCATAGCGATAAGCCTGACCAATGGCTGCGCCGATTCTCACTTGCGGAAGCGGCGCCCAGGTCAACTTCCCCTTGGGAGAGAAGTTGACCGCGCTTCTGTCGGCCTGATTTACCGTCTGGAGCGACCCACCCACCGTTGAAGTGTTCACGCCGTCGTATGCGTGCCAGGATTCCAGCCGGCCACCAACAGTAAAGTTCCACTTCTCGTGGAAATCCCACGCGTCCTGAATCCAGTAACCTTCAGTCTGGGTCTTTCCGGTGGAATTGGTAAAAACACTCTGACCCGGGCCGCTTTGCCAGTTACCCGTATTGAATACGGGATTCTTCAGCGTATACAAATCATGGTGAAAGCCAAAGCTGATTTCATGAGAACCGAGCAGATCGACCCTGGGCCTCCAGATACCCTTGGCATCCACGGTATGCCAGCCAGAGCCGCTCAAGCTGGTGATTCTGCCGGGCGCATTGCCGGCAAACGCGAGGGTAGGATCAACTGTTGGCGCCCGAACGGTGTCCTTGCCTAGTTCGATCAGGCTTGCAGCCAATTCCCAATCAAAAACCCCGCCCGTATTGGATCGAAGGTTGATCCCATGGGACCAGGTGGTCTGATCAGTCTGGTTACCGGCAAAAGTGGGGCTATTGGCAGGAGACAGGTTGTACCTTCGGCCATCAATATTGACAAAACCGCTTTGCAGCGGATTTCCTGCCGCATCCCTCAGGTAGCTTTGTGTGCTTGCATGCGCATTGTTCATCCACAGGCCCAGGGTATACGCAAGCCGGATGGAGGGCGTGATGTCGTAGGCAAGCTTCCACTTGAAGTTGTCCTGCACGGTATGATTGATATTCCCCGCGCCCAGCGTCAGGTTCCGCGCGTTGGTGGGATTTGCGCCCGCAAAGGCACCTGTCGCCACTGTATCTCCAGCACCCGCCAGGGTGTTCGAAATAAGAGTGGTTGCAAACGTTATGGGCTGGCTTTGGGCGTTGAGATGGCTGTAGTCGAAACGGAATGACAGATCGTTGTAGCGGTGGCCGACGTAACCCGCATAACGCTGCGTCTCGTAGGTATCCTTCGTGCCATAAAGATTGAAAGTCTGCCAGGACGCCTGGGCGTCTGCCCCGAATTCGAATTTTTCCGGCATCCGGGTCGTAATATTGATTACGCCCCCTATGGAATTGCCGGCGTAGGCCGCTGAAAACGGGCCATACATGATATCAACCCGTTCTATTTCTCCGGGCGATACGGTATTCCAGCGGGGGGAGCCCGTGTTTGTATTGTTGTTGCCGAGCAAAGAAGACAGCAGAATGCCGTCCGCATAGATCAGGTTGCGCGCGCTCGCGGACGTGCCCGAGGTGCGCATGCCAACTGGCGCGTTCGTATCGCCGATATAGCGAGTGCGTACCTGTATGGACGGCATGTACTTGATGGCGTCCTCGGGATTCGCAAGATTGATCGTGTTGTCGATTCTTTCCCGGGTGATACTTTCCGTGGTTTGAGGCAGCCTGTACCGTTCCACTTCAGTTTGCTTGCGGGGGGGCTTCACTTTTCCCCCAATTGTCACTTCCGGCATTTTCACCACTGGCTCGTGAAGCGCCAGTTTCGTATCAGTGGTTCGCGCAGCGACAGGCGATACATTGATATTCAGCGAAGCTTCTGGCATGGGAGCGATGGCAACCGGCTTGTTGATTCCCGGCGGAGCCCACTTGGTCTTGTCATCTTTTGCCACTCCATCCGGCGCACTCGCGGCCGCGCTGGAAGATATCCACAGCAGACCTGCCAGGCTAAAGGAGGCGTAGACAAGTTTTGGCTTAATGCCCGGCGTCATATTATCGATATGCTCCGACTATTCTTTTACGACACCTGCTTCAAAGGTGGCCTCTCGATTCGGTTTCGAGCGGGAAAGTTAATTGCTGATTCTCAACTTCTCGGGCCTATTCCTGCTCCTGCCATGGTGAGCCTCTATTCGCCGTTGAAAGCTGGGAATTATCTGTAACTGGAACCGGGGAATATCGACGGCGCAGCACGCAATGCCGTCGCAGTGCTTTTTCGATCGAGCGTGCGCGAGAATAATCTATTTCAGCCAGCCTAGGAATGCGACAAATTGTCGCAGGGAGGCCCTGGCCATGTCTTTGGGAGAGCGCAACCAGTGGGTGGACGCGATATTGGTTCCGCAATCGAGGGGGCAAGCCGGCGCAATTTTGGGGAGGCGGCCGTTCTCTTATCTTCTGGAGATTCCGGTTTTACCTGGTTTCACAAGTAACGCGAAAGCACATCATGGGAAATCGACATATATCTCGGATCTGCAGTTGTGGCAGCTATACCATCGCCCGAACTTGTTGTGATTCCTTAACTGAAGCAGAGCTTTCTGACGCTTTGTGAAGCAGTTTGCGCAGAGCAGGTGGAAAGGCTCCCCGTTCGTTGCATCGGGTTTCAGCGCATAAGCGAAACGCTCAGGTGCTAAAGTATGCAAGGCATATCTTTCGGCCTGCGCCTCCCATACCGCGACATTGGCTAGTTCAGTCTCGAGCTCGCGTATTCTCGAGAGCAGGTTTGACTGTACCTCCTGGCTCGCCAACGCGACGGTGGTAGCATTCATGAGTCTGGAATTTACCTCCAAAACGGCTGCCGTGAGTTCCTCGTGATTCGAAAGAGACTTCGCCGTACTCAAGAGTTCGACAAGTACGTTTGCGCTTCTCAGGGATGCGGCAACTTCGGTGTGCATGGATTTTGTCGAAAAATACGGGTTTTAACGATCGAAACTCTAGCCTTTTTTTTGTAACGTTATCTATGGAACAAACCAAAAATCCGCCTGCTCTTCTCGGCATTGATGAGCTGCGAAAAAGGTTCTCCATAGATAACAGCGTCTAACACCATTTATTTCCCCTTTGTTGAGTATATAAAAAAAGCGTAGCGACGGCGGCCTTCTATGGCCACTGCACTATGTCTACTACGTCTAAAGATCTACTTCGTCAAAAATCTGTAACAAACCTTGTATACACTCCGCGCTCGATTTTTTTTCATGAGCTAAACAAATACTCAAATGTGCCCCTTACATCCGGGATGCAGAAGGCTACGTCGAGCCTGTCCGATGCTGTCTTCAACTCATCTGACGATCCCTGCGTGCATGAAGAACCACTGGTGGGTTGGCCGGAATCCAGGGTGTTCTGGGCCAAGGAAACCGGGCCGAGCCTTGGCATCGCCCCCTTTCCTTACTTCCCCCTGGTTGATCCTCGGCAATTTGGACTCGGCCTTCGGGCATCCATAAAAAACATGAAGCCGCAAACGCGATAACCCCGTATCTATAGGAAGCCGATATATGCACCGGATATGCAATGCATTAGCGCGAGGATACGAATATCCTTGATCGGCTGCATCTAAAGCATTTTTAAGAATTTCCTGCGGAGCGTGATCCGGAGCATAGGCCTGGATCGCGCCGCCCTAACGGCGAAATTCCCAAAGGAATAACAAAAACAGGATTTCATGCGTTCCAAAGGGACGCGGGCGAATCCACCATTTTGATGCACGCGCTAGTTAGGCCTAACGACGTCCTTTACCGTTTGAGGATCTGTAATTCGGTAAAGAAAATGTCGGGCACGCCGTTATTACCTAATACACTTCAGGTTGGGTCGCATATACTCATCCCCTACCAATGAAAATCGCGGCTGATTTTCGTCAACGTTGTTGTCCCGACAGGTTATCGATATCTCTTATGGAACCCAATGAGCTCCCGCGGCACCGGTTAATTAAAAGCCTGCTGGTAGAGTCCGATGAGCAAATTGCGGATGCTGCGATCAGCTTGTGGGAGCCGATGGCAAGCGAAATCATTTCGATCGTCGGTGAAGAGGGTTTCAATTCGCTTTATGCAAGAACCATATTTCTGCACCGTGCCGTATTTCCCTGGCTTTCTGTCGCCTCGGATCAGTTGCAGGCTAATCAAGGGTTGGCAGAATTAAAAATGAGCTTCAAGAAACAGACACCCACGCAAGTTAGCGAAGCAAATAACCTACTGCTGATCACTTTCACCGACATCCTGGCCTCACTAATCGGCGAGCAGCTAACGACCCGTATTTTATGTTTGGCCTGGAGCACTGACATTTCGAATTGCACTGGCAAGGAGTTTCAAAAATGAGTGAAAAGCTTAGCATACGTCGGCTTCAGACGGGGGTACCTGGCCTGGACAACCTGCTGGGCGGAGGCCTGCCGGAATTCTCGTTTAACCTGATTGCGGGGACCCCCGGCACCGGAAAAACGACGCTCGCTCATCAAATCATGTTCTCCCTGGCAAATTCAGGTAATCGAGCATTGTTTTTCACGGTACTGGGAGAGCCCGCCTTGAAAATGCTCCGCTATCAACAGCAATTCCAATTTTTCGACGTCGATAAAGTCAATGAATGCGTTCGTTTCATCAACCTGGCTGCCGAGCTGACCGAGGGAAATTTTGACCGGGTTTTGTCGCGCATCGCCGAAGAAGTAAGAAACTATGGCCCCAGCCTCGTATTCGTGGATTCGTTTCGCTCGGTGGTGGAGTCAGCAAAGGTCGCAGGACAGGGCGTATCCGAACTTCAGCGGTTCATCCAGCAGTTGGGCATGCAAATGACCAGCTGGCAGGCAACAACGTTTTTGATCGGTGAGT
The window above is part of the Nitrosospira sp. Is2 genome. Proteins encoded here:
- a CDS encoding TonB-dependent receptor — encoded protein: MTPGIKPKLVYASFSLAGLLWISSSAAASAPDGVAKDDKTKWAPPGINKPVAIAPMPEASLNINVSPVAARTTDTKLALHEPVVKMPEVTIGGKVKPPRKQTEVERYRLPQTTESITRERIDNTINLANPEDAIKYMPSIQVRTRYIGDTNAPVGMRTSGTSASARNLIYADGILLSSLLGNNNTNTGSPRWNTVSPGEIERVDIMYGPFSAAYAGNSIGGVINITTRMPEKFEFGADAQASWQTFNLYGTKDTYETQRYAGYVGHRYNDLSFRFDYSHLNAQSQPITFATTLISNTLAGAGDTVATGAFAGANPTNARNLTLGAGNINHTVQDNFKWKLAYDITPSIRLAYTLGLWMNNAHASTQSYLRDAAGNPLQSGFVNIDGRRYNLSPANSPTFAGNQTDQTTWSHGINLRSNTGGVFDWELAASLIELGKDTVRAPTVDPTLAFAGNAPGRITSLSGSGWHTVDAKGIWRPRVDLLGSHEISFGFHHDLYTLKNPVFNTGNWQSGPGQSVFTNSTGKTQTEGYWIQDAWDFHEKWNFTVGGRLESWHAYDGVNTSTVGGSLQTVNQADRSAVNFSPKGKLTWAPLPQVRIGAAIGQAYRYATASELFQTTTVGTGATAIAVNGNPNLKQEDALASELSGEYFVDKGRLRVSLFQERIKNAIFSQTGLITNPITNQTVQSTFITNVGEIDTYGVEVSGEKTDAVIKGLDIIGNVTWVDSRIEDNRAADAAAAALGPTPANPNAAVPSTGKHQPRLPTWRANAVVTYRANENFSASVNVRYSSGQFGQLNNTDTNGFAYTGLTSYLVADLVAKYRITRQWTAIGGINNVNNDKYWIFHPFPQRTYFAQLRFNY
- a CDS encoding CsbD family protein, with the protein product MNKDQVKGTAKDIAGKVQEGVGKATGDKEQEAKGLGKQVEGKTQKKYGDAKETVKDAIDKA
- a CDS encoding nitrosocyanin; protein product: MMKINKTVVGLAFGLLLAGTAHAAEQKLKVVINAYDTNIPELNVEGVTVKNIRAFNVLNEPETLTVKKGTTVKITVENKSPISEGFSIDEYGVKEVLKAGETKTITIKADKSGAFLVWCQLHPKNIHLPGSLNVVD
- a CDS encoding thermonuclease family protein → MRPAIAVLVLVPWLTLPDAAFAAPNTEPIHAQVLQIVDGDSVTVSIDGELVRVRLAEIDAPELDQPFATESRQSLFDLCLWVHAELTSISRDYYGRTLARVECNGVDVNAEQVRRGLAWVKNQAATDKKLHRLQEEAKAAKRGLWAFDSPTPPWEWRSFHNFQPSE
- a CDS encoding nuclear transport factor 2 family protein, producing MTTASTLLHRHIQTFVDDNARWQTLIADNLLWELPFAPSLGHPARLMGRQEVVNHVTWFLSSVENFRFLDVEVHPFVDSQAAVAEFRGEGFIKSTRRIYVQNYVLFLRAENEKITFLREYFNPVRAAKALDTPIRGLEP